In [Leptolyngbya] sp. PCC 7376, a genomic segment contains:
- a CDS encoding TIGR03943 family putative permease subunit encodes MAKSASPRRKKNWSPWLDSLALVLWGSLLLKYGITGQLALLIHPNYFGLCMGAGVILLLLGLGKLWQTINPSLDPSESVQHVALLPQNVASFLMIVVAIAGFIISPSVLASQTAIQRGLTEELPLTRSQPESFRAGSNPEERTLLDWIRTLNAYPEPDAYTGDPVTVKGFVTSLPQLPENYVMVSRFVLTCCAVDAYPVGLPVKFEEKPTFANDQWIEVQGEMITEDLELGDEDGEVGLPQRQLVISAAEAKEIPTPRNPYDY; translated from the coding sequence ATGGCTAAATCTGCATCTCCACGCCGAAAAAAGAACTGGTCGCCCTGGTTGGATAGTTTGGCGTTGGTGCTCTGGGGCAGTTTATTGCTGAAGTATGGGATTACTGGGCAGCTCGCGTTACTGATCCACCCAAATTATTTTGGGCTCTGTATGGGAGCAGGGGTTATATTGCTTTTGTTGGGTCTCGGTAAGCTTTGGCAAACGATTAATCCAAGTCTCGATCCGAGTGAATCTGTACAACACGTGGCGCTGTTGCCCCAAAATGTGGCGAGCTTTTTAATGATTGTGGTGGCGATCGCCGGATTTATCATTTCGCCATCGGTTTTAGCGAGCCAAACAGCAATTCAGCGGGGCTTAACGGAAGAGTTACCTTTAACACGCAGTCAGCCGGAAAGTTTTCGGGCAGGGTCGAATCCAGAAGAACGGACGTTATTAGATTGGATTCGAACATTGAATGCTTATCCTGAGCCTGACGCTTACACCGGTGATCCAGTTACAGTGAAGGGTTTTGTGACATCATTGCCGCAGCTTCCTGAAAATTACGTGATGGTATCGCGATTTGTATTGACCTGCTGTGCTGTTGATGCTTATCCGGTAGGTTTACCTGTGAAGTTTGAGGAGAAACCCACTTTTGCAAATGATCAGTGGATCGAGGTGCAAGGGGAGATGATTACGGAAGATCTTGAGTTGGGAGATGAGGATGGTGAGGTGGGTTTACCTCAGCGCCAATTGGTGATTAGTGCTGCCGAAGCCAAGGAAATTCCGACGCCCCGAAATCCTTACGACTATTAA